The Deltaproteobacteria bacterium genome window below encodes:
- a CDS encoding sigma-70 family RNA polymerase sigma factor — protein sequence MARRVAASASHASVDELASAGYEGLVRAAQRYDPGTGVPFAAFAFHRVRGAMLDAARAAAPAARRRSRAMKALQATQALLEEAESRQPSPNTGDPRTLRERVEAASALVAQATTAVLMSRLPPVDPELVGDGAEAVDAAVDRQLRFERLRQVVAGRNDADRALIEALYDRGLTMQEYAAELGTSTSTVSRHHTRLVAQLFESLRDDPLLAPEIVPATATAQRAPLQAEATVPRGRGPPGNRSDT from the coding sequence ATGGCGCGACGCGTGGCCGCGAGCGCCTCGCATGCCTCGGTCGACGAGCTCGCGAGTGCCGGCTACGAGGGCCTGGTGCGCGCGGCGCAGCGCTACGATCCGGGCACCGGGGTGCCGTTCGCCGCATTCGCGTTCCATCGCGTGCGCGGTGCGATGCTCGACGCGGCCCGGGCCGCAGCCCCAGCCGCCCGTCGACGCTCGCGCGCGATGAAGGCGCTGCAGGCCACGCAGGCGTTGCTCGAAGAGGCCGAGTCGCGACAACCCTCGCCCAACACCGGCGATCCCCGGACGCTGCGCGAGCGCGTCGAGGCGGCCTCGGCCCTGGTCGCGCAGGCCACCACCGCGGTGCTGATGTCGCGGCTGCCTCCGGTCGATCCGGAGCTGGTCGGCGACGGCGCGGAGGCGGTCGACGCCGCGGTCGATCGCCAGCTCCGCTTCGAGCGCCTGCGCCAGGTCGTCGCTGGCCGCAACGACGCCGATCGTGCGCTCATCGAGGCGCTCTACGATCGCGGCTTGACGATGCAGGAGTACGCGGCCGAGCTCGGCACCAGCACGAGCACGGTGTCACGGCACCACACGCGCCTGGTTGCGCAGCTGTTCGAGTCGCTGCGCGACGACCCCCTGCTCGCGCCCGAGATCGTGCCCGCGACGGCGACTGCCCAGCGCGCGCCGCTGCAGGCCGAGGCGACGGTGCCCCGCGGCCGTGGCCCCCCGGGCAATCGGTCGGATACTTGA
- the bamD gene encoding outer membrane protein assembly factor BamD translates to METPAMLIHSLLLLGLQLSTLDEEGHVDADVDGIDGASELAVDRELDATTVAAPAPRAGVTTHGVPAKAAGSGKPGPKAKPGFVPIAARIGKLGPPPRPGAHPAPRAAAKVVRGRPPVKRAPIKLPKSAFTTIKNRAELEKREKTAPTAVRNKLAALRKLIKGKHRSFKVGYTKVLDMPLSQLTGLKEPGASEQLALMRRQNALARALMAKRGVRAMPNIMQMSLRKPKAITPLHREGAGGGPIVQPAQGGDSSDRVERPVDPTVGDAVCSPTSTAWSWKEYLAPPRSQGSCGSCWAFSTMAVFEGASSIANGFDGKLDFSEQYIVDCASNKDIGDIGSCAGGYTPLVYDWLKDKGAALESEVPYLNRDGQCNAKLAPTHKIANWGFVNENVLQPEVDEIKAALCKYGPVSSSVYVTEAFMAYTGGVFDEGAAGQPNHAVVIAGWDDKRGAWLVRNSWDTWWGEDGYIWVKYGSNSIGRSAAWAVVEPDKPEPKVQNFNVRGISVRNKTGEKISVHLQYKSKKTWTPAKPGTGADALAFSVADGAEALLGDGAGSVLASEVRLWAESADGKRSWTTYLGKSLDLTPKGPYKATEPETFVFTFDPTNIDHGTAVDPGKGKSADALFDEAYAAFDAGSYVDSRALFSSFLTKFPGHDRTPEVRFWLGYGYYMESQNFEALTEWYDVVVNYPEDDFVAYALFYSGLAYTGRGQCDLAIQCYDLVAHAGYPSATQDWVDAATAQIDDLTKGKGKASCG, encoded by the coding sequence TTGGAGACCCCCGCGATGTTGATCCACTCGCTGTTGTTGCTCGGCTTGCAGCTCTCGACCCTCGATGAAGAGGGTCATGTCGACGCGGATGTCGACGGCATCGATGGCGCGAGCGAGCTCGCCGTCGATCGCGAGCTCGACGCGACCACCGTCGCCGCGCCCGCGCCGCGCGCCGGCGTCACCACCCACGGTGTGCCGGCCAAGGCCGCCGGGTCGGGCAAGCCGGGCCCGAAGGCCAAGCCGGGGTTCGTGCCGATCGCGGCGCGCATCGGCAAGCTCGGGCCACCGCCGCGTCCGGGGGCCCACCCCGCGCCGCGTGCCGCGGCCAAGGTCGTGCGCGGGCGTCCGCCGGTGAAGCGAGCGCCGATCAAGCTGCCGAAGTCGGCGTTCACCACCATCAAGAACCGCGCGGAGCTCGAGAAGCGCGAGAAGACCGCGCCCACCGCGGTCCGCAACAAGCTCGCGGCGCTGCGCAAGCTCATCAAGGGCAAGCACCGCTCGTTCAAGGTCGGCTACACCAAGGTGCTCGACATGCCGCTGTCGCAGCTCACCGGCCTCAAGGAGCCGGGTGCGTCGGAGCAGCTGGCGTTGATGCGCCGTCAGAACGCGCTCGCACGGGCGCTGATGGCCAAGCGGGGCGTGCGAGCGATGCCCAACATCATGCAGATGTCGCTGCGCAAGCCCAAGGCGATCACGCCGCTCCACCGCGAGGGCGCCGGCGGTGGTCCCATCGTCCAGCCGGCGCAGGGTGGCGACAGCTCCGATCGCGTGGAGCGACCGGTCGATCCCACCGTCGGCGACGCGGTGTGCTCACCGACCTCGACCGCGTGGAGCTGGAAGGAGTACCTCGCGCCGCCGCGCTCGCAGGGCTCGTGCGGCAGCTGCTGGGCGTTCTCCACGATGGCGGTCTTCGAAGGCGCCAGCTCGATCGCCAATGGCTTCGACGGCAAGCTCGACTTCTCCGAGCAGTACATCGTCGACTGCGCGAGCAACAAGGACATCGGCGACATCGGCAGCTGCGCCGGCGGCTACACTCCGCTGGTCTACGACTGGCTGAAGGACAAGGGTGCGGCGCTCGAGTCCGAGGTGCCGTACCTCAACCGCGACGGCCAGTGCAACGCGAAGCTGGCGCCCACCCACAAGATCGCGAACTGGGGCTTCGTCAACGAGAACGTGCTGCAGCCCGAGGTCGACGAGATCAAGGCGGCGCTGTGCAAGTACGGCCCGGTGTCGTCGTCGGTCTACGTCACCGAGGCGTTCATGGCGTACACCGGCGGTGTGTTCGACGAGGGCGCGGCCGGCCAACCGAACCACGCGGTGGTGATCGCTGGCTGGGACGACAAGCGCGGCGCGTGGCTGGTGCGCAACTCGTGGGACACGTGGTGGGGCGAGGATGGCTACATCTGGGTGAAGTACGGCTCCAACTCGATCGGGCGCTCGGCGGCGTGGGCGGTGGTCGAGCCCGACAAGCCCGAGCCGAAGGTGCAGAACTTCAACGTCCGCGGCATCAGTGTCCGCAACAAGACCGGCGAGAAGATCTCGGTCCACCTGCAGTACAAGTCGAAGAAGACCTGGACCCCCGCGAAGCCAGGCACCGGCGCCGACGCGCTGGCGTTCTCGGTGGCCGACGGCGCCGAGGCGCTGCTCGGTGACGGCGCGGGCTCGGTACTCGCCAGCGAGGTGCGCCTGTGGGCCGAGAGCGCCGACGGCAAGCGCAGCTGGACCACCTACCTCGGCAAGAGTCTCGACCTCACGCCCAAGGGCCCGTACAAGGCCACCGAGCCGGAGACCTTCGTCTTCACCTTCGATCCGACCAACATCGATCACGGAACCGCGGTGGATCCCGGCAAGGGCAAGTCCGCCGATGCGCTGTTCGATGAGGCCTACGCGGCGTTCGATGCCGGCAGCTACGTCGACAGTCGTGCGCTGTTCTCGTCGTTCCTCACCAAGTTCCCCGGGCACGACCGCACGCCGGAGGTGCGCTTCTGGCTCGGCTACGGCTACTACATGGAGAGCCAGAACTTCGAGGCGCTGACCGAGTGGTACGACGTCGTCGTCAACTACCCCGAGGACGACTTCGTGGCCTACGCGCTGTTCTACTCGGGCCTGGCGTACACCGGGCGCGGCCAGTGCGACCTCGCGATCCAGTGCTACGACCTCGTCGCGCACGCGGGCTATCCGTCGGCGACGCAGGACTGGGTCGACGCTGCGACCGCGCAGATCGACGACCTCACGAAGGGCAAGGGCAAGGCGAGCTGCGGCTAG
- a CDS encoding PspA/IM30 family protein, whose amino-acid sequence MSDNKPGLLSRLKNSISSTLTSAVDAVSDPGQEVALMLDDLATQIQTAEKDLHQAVVDRKMMERKVEQLAKDEGEWEKRAETALRLGDESLARQALHRKTDISAQLADTRAALAEQTTLVETMQRHIATSKQKLKTLNLRRGSLMAQARAAKRGVMPGTIGDGGTLSRLDEIEQRIASLETLNEAQAELSSEVKEAEIDAKLSELAGESKVDDELAALKARMKAQQSLPSGSES is encoded by the coding sequence ATGAGCGACAACAAGCCGGGGCTGCTCAGCCGCCTCAAGAACTCGATCTCCAGCACGCTCACGAGCGCCGTCGATGCGGTATCGGATCCCGGCCAGGAGGTCGCGCTGATGCTCGACGACCTGGCGACGCAGATCCAGACCGCCGAGAAGGATCTCCACCAAGCGGTGGTCGACCGCAAGATGATGGAGCGCAAGGTCGAGCAGCTCGCGAAGGACGAGGGCGAGTGGGAGAAGCGGGCCGAGACCGCGCTGCGTCTGGGCGACGAGTCCCTCGCACGTCAGGCGCTGCACCGCAAGACCGACATCTCGGCGCAGCTCGCCGACACCCGCGCCGCGCTGGCCGAGCAGACGACGCTGGTGGAGACCATGCAGCGGCACATCGCGACCTCGAAGCAGAAGCTGAAGACCTTGAACCTGCGCCGCGGCTCCTTGATGGCGCAGGCACGTGCGGCCAAGCGTGGCGTGATGCCGGGCACGATCGGCGACGGCGGCACGCTGTCGCGGCTCGACGAGATCGAGCAGCGCATCGCGTCGCTCGAGACCTTGAACGAGGCCCAGGCCGAGCTCTCGAGCGAGGTGAAGGAGGCCGAGATCGACGCCAAGCTGAGCGAGCTCGCGGGCGAGAGCAAGGTCGACGACGAGCTCGCGGCCCTCAAGGCGCGCATGAAGGCCCAGCAGAGCCTGCCCTCCGGCAGCGAGTCGTGA
- a CDS encoding AAA family ATPase, producing the protein MGITGSTAGLAGLRGHANARVQLERALARGTLHHAMLFVGPRGVGKATAARALAQALHCSEQPGRGCGTCSPCRRVAAGLHAGVEWIEPESPGGKIKVEAARELANRLQQAPFEGTHHVVVIDPAEALTDQATNALLKTLEEPRAGVHFVLVAQALDGILPTILSRAAIVRFGRLGDDEVAAILADALARDASGAEVPEARRVLAVRLADGSAGVAIELALDASLDTTHALLREASRAAHEGPAAIFGGDATPLGRAWSEATAGPTTGKPARERQAVGRVAELWLLDLRERIRGHAGVPGVAAAGRDRHGLARAADALLQLQTRLDRNANAKLSFEQTLLELGAAAGPP; encoded by the coding sequence ATGGGAATCACGGGATCGACCGCCGGGTTGGCCGGCCTGCGCGGACACGCGAACGCACGCGTGCAGCTCGAGCGTGCGCTGGCCCGCGGCACGCTGCACCACGCGATGCTGTTCGTCGGTCCGCGCGGCGTCGGCAAGGCCACGGCCGCGCGGGCGCTCGCGCAGGCGCTGCACTGCAGCGAGCAACCCGGCCGCGGCTGCGGCACCTGCAGCCCGTGTCGCCGCGTCGCCGCCGGCCTCCACGCTGGTGTCGAGTGGATCGAACCCGAGAGCCCCGGCGGCAAGATCAAGGTCGAGGCCGCACGCGAGCTGGCCAATCGCCTGCAGCAGGCGCCGTTCGAGGGGACCCACCACGTGGTCGTCATCGATCCCGCCGAGGCGCTCACGGATCAGGCCACCAACGCGCTGCTCAAGACCCTCGAGGAGCCCCGTGCGGGCGTGCACTTCGTGCTGGTGGCGCAGGCGCTCGATGGCATCTTGCCGACGATCCTCTCGCGCGCGGCGATCGTCCGCTTCGGTCGCCTCGGTGACGACGAGGTCGCGGCGATCCTCGCCGACGCGCTCGCCCGCGATGCCAGCGGCGCCGAGGTGCCCGAGGCACGCCGCGTGCTGGCGGTGCGACTGGCCGATGGCAGCGCCGGCGTGGCCATCGAGCTCGCGCTCGATGCCTCGCTCGACACCACCCACGCGCTGCTGCGCGAGGCATCGCGTGCGGCCCACGAGGGCCCGGCGGCGATCTTCGGTGGCGACGCGACGCCGCTGGGTCGCGCGTGGTCCGAGGCCACCGCTGGCCCCACCACCGGCAAGCCCGCGCGCGAGCGCCAGGCGGTCGGCCGCGTCGCGGAGCTGTGGCTGCTCGACCTGCGCGAGCGCATCCGCGGCCACGCGGGCGTGCCGGGGGTCGCGGCCGCCGGCCGCGATCGCCACGGGCTGGCCCGCGCTGCGGATGCCCTGTTGCAGCTGCAGACGCGACTCGATCGCAACGCCAACGCCAAGCTGTCGTTCGAGCAGACCCTGCTCGAGCTCGGGGCCGCCGCGGGGCCGCCATGA
- the rplC gene encoding 50S ribosomal protein L3: MNLQPGMLAKKLGMTQIFLEDGTRVPVTVLSVRGNTVLAHRTIERDGYTALQVAFDEQKPHRLTKADLGRFKQANVSPKKFVREFRVAADVLAKYPVGSDIPAAVFAEGQFVDVSGTTKGKGFQGGMRRHKIGGKPNTHGTHEYFRHGGSIGCRLTPGRVHPGKRMPGHLGADNQTIQNLRIAKVLADEGVLLVRGAVPGAANEYVTVHVARKVAARTAAGKA, translated from the coding sequence ATGAATCTCCAGCCTGGCATGCTCGCGAAGAAACTCGGGATGACGCAGATCTTCCTCGAAGACGGCACCCGCGTTCCGGTCACCGTGCTCTCGGTGCGCGGCAACACCGTGCTCGCCCATCGAACGATCGAACGCGACGGCTACACCGCGCTGCAGGTCGCCTTCGATGAGCAGAAGCCGCACCGTCTCACCAAGGCCGACCTCGGCCGCTTCAAGCAGGCGAACGTCTCGCCCAAGAAGTTCGTGCGAGAGTTCCGCGTCGCCGCGGACGTGCTCGCGAAGTACCCCGTCGGCAGCGACATCCCAGCGGCGGTCTTCGCCGAGGGGCAGTTCGTCGACGTCTCCGGTACCACCAAGGGCAAGGGCTTCCAGGGCGGCATGCGCCGCCACAAGATCGGTGGCAAGCCCAACACCCACGGTACCCACGAGTACTTCCGTCACGGCGGCTCCATCGGCTGCCGCCTCACGCCCGGCCGCGTGCACCCCGGCAAGCGGATGCCCGGTCACCTCGGCGCCGACAACCAGACCATCCAGAACCTGCGCATCGCCAAGGTCCTCGCGGATGAGGGTGTGCTGCTGGTGCGGGGTGCGGTGCCCGGTGCGGCGAACGAGTACGTGACCGTGCACGTGGCCCGCAAGGTCGCGGCCCGCACGGCTGCCGGCAAGGCCTGA
- a CDS encoding RlmE family RNA methyltransferase, which produces MARRGKLDDRDARHDGAYRRAKASGFAARAVFKLEEIDKRFRLLAQGRRVLDLGCWPGSWMQYAGERVGGDGLVVGYDLRPCTIALPSWVHPRQGDVTTLDTAALVEEFGRFDVVISDMAPHTTGDRTSDQFHSEELCRVALQIATQVLRAGGHFAAKVFQGGGFPALLKETREAFAESKSVHAQATRAGSREQYIVGRGLRRIAIGSAASP; this is translated from the coding sequence ATGGCCCGACGCGGCAAGCTCGACGACCGCGACGCTCGCCACGACGGCGCCTACCGGCGCGCGAAGGCCTCGGGCTTCGCCGCGCGTGCGGTGTTCAAGCTCGAGGAGATCGACAAGCGCTTTCGCCTGCTGGCGCAGGGGCGTCGCGTGCTCGACCTCGGCTGCTGGCCGGGCTCGTGGATGCAGTACGCCGGCGAGCGGGTCGGCGGTGACGGTCTGGTGGTCGGCTACGATCTGCGGCCCTGCACCATCGCGCTGCCGTCGTGGGTCCATCCCCGCCAGGGCGATGTGACCACGCTCGACACCGCCGCGCTGGTCGAGGAGTTCGGGCGCTTCGACGTCGTCATCAGCGACATGGCGCCCCACACCACCGGCGACCGCACCAGCGATCAGTTCCACAGCGAAGAGCTGTGCCGGGTCGCGCTGCAGATCGCGACCCAGGTGCTGCGCGCCGGCGGGCACTTCGCGGCCAAGGTGTTCCAGGGCGGCGGCTTCCCGGCGCTGCTCAAGGAGACACGCGAGGCGTTCGCCGAGTCGAAGTCGGTGCATGCCCAGGCCACGCGCGCCGGTAGCCGCGAGCAGTACATCGTGGGACGCGGCCTGCGTCGCATCGCGATCGGCAGCGCGGCGAGCCCCTGA
- a CDS encoding serine/threonine protein kinase, translating into MADDDAVDVTLVSSDTARGAIERGRSFERGQAIGRYVVLDRVGEGGMGVVYAAYDPELDRRLALKLLHHGIGERAEARRVRLVREAQAMARLSHRNVIVVHDVGTFDDQVFVAMEFIEGRSLGAWMAERPDWRAALHVLVQAGHGLAAAHAAGLVHRDFKPHNVMIAHDGRLLVTDFGLARAANVDDSGSERLAVASPAGTGRAALAATVTAAGAIMGTPAYMAPEQHLGQGADARADQFAFAVVLWEAIYRQRPFPGDDVASLAYHVTAGNLREPPAQPSVPGWLPRALTRALSVEPAQRFADMGALLHELTRDRAWRPRWWGIAAGVGAAAITGVYAGFVLDREPAPCASAREHVTAVWNGEREQTVEQRFAASGLSYAREQWPVLLAELRRYADQWSAAYVDACEATHVRGEQSEALLDARMLCLARRLDEFDALLTVFEQADVAVVERSLAAVQNLPRLRACAQLEALLDPVPPPDDPTVAVELEDLRPELARVSALQRAGLYEVAIGPARDLVARADELGYDPLHAEALEQLAQCEAARSETAAAEQHLREAVTTAVRGRSDRVAGRAAVALVSLLAGDPLRRSEAEGWAELAQSLLSRTGGDDELEIELAQRRAQMLRAAGDVLGARAQLERVLAVLERTHGTEDARVADAAVELAEVLAGAGELAAAQALLHRALEIDEYAFGFDHPRTAMVLARLGAVAMEQGDIAAALDDLERAVSSAELAHGRDAPELVAPLLDAGLALAQLGRHDDAARMLARADTIARVHGEVSPALLDVGIAQSEAALLRNDAAGALEHARAAQDALGARTPDARHAAALDVVTAEALLHFDRNDEALARAQSLLQREAGPDTVGLVARARALWVTAQVHERRGAIAPAVDALEQSLACCDDATVPGLLRARATFELARLLGDAAESRARADQLSRDALDRLPQGEERAEALRTRIVAWRAAQVEPPTRAPRPSPR; encoded by the coding sequence GTGGCCGACGACGATGCCGTCGACGTGACGCTGGTGTCGAGTGACACCGCGCGCGGTGCTATCGAACGCGGTCGCAGCTTCGAGCGGGGCCAGGCGATCGGTCGCTACGTCGTGCTCGATCGCGTGGGCGAGGGCGGCATGGGCGTGGTCTATGCGGCCTACGATCCCGAGCTCGATCGCCGACTCGCGCTCAAGCTCCTGCACCACGGCATCGGCGAGCGCGCCGAGGCGCGCCGCGTGCGGCTGGTCCGCGAGGCCCAGGCGATGGCGCGGCTGTCCCATCGCAACGTCATCGTCGTGCACGACGTCGGCACCTTCGACGACCAGGTGTTCGTCGCGATGGAGTTCATCGAGGGCCGCAGCCTGGGCGCGTGGATGGCCGAGCGGCCCGACTGGCGCGCGGCGCTGCACGTGCTCGTGCAGGCCGGCCACGGCCTCGCGGCGGCCCACGCCGCGGGGCTCGTACACCGCGACTTCAAGCCCCACAACGTGATGATCGCCCACGACGGTCGCCTGCTGGTGACCGACTTCGGCCTCGCACGCGCGGCCAACGTCGACGACTCCGGCTCGGAGCGGCTCGCGGTGGCCTCGCCCGCCGGTACCGGCCGCGCAGCCCTGGCCGCGACGGTGACGGCAGCCGGGGCCATCATGGGCACGCCGGCGTACATGGCCCCGGAGCAGCACCTCGGCCAGGGCGCCGACGCGCGCGCGGATCAGTTCGCGTTCGCGGTGGTGCTGTGGGAGGCCATCTATCGCCAGCGACCGTTCCCCGGCGACGACGTCGCCTCGCTGGCGTACCACGTCACCGCCGGCAACCTCCGCGAGCCGCCCGCGCAGCCCTCGGTGCCAGGGTGGCTGCCACGGGCGTTGACCCGCGCGCTGTCGGTCGAGCCGGCACAGCGCTTCGCCGACATGGGTGCACTGCTGCACGAGCTCACCCGCGATCGCGCGTGGCGACCGCGGTGGTGGGGCATCGCAGCCGGCGTCGGTGCAGCGGCGATCACCGGGGTCTATGCCGGCTTCGTGCTCGACCGCGAGCCGGCGCCCTGTGCCAGCGCGCGCGAGCACGTGACCGCGGTGTGGAACGGCGAGCGCGAACAGACCGTCGAGCAGCGCTTCGCCGCCTCCGGCCTCAGCTACGCCCGCGAGCAGTGGCCGGTGCTGCTGGCGGAGCTGCGTCGCTACGCCGATCAGTGGAGCGCGGCCTATGTCGACGCGTGCGAGGCCACCCACGTGCGGGGCGAGCAGTCCGAGGCGCTGCTCGATGCGCGCATGTTGTGTCTCGCGCGTCGGCTCGACGAGTTCGATGCGTTGCTCACCGTGTTCGAGCAGGCCGACGTCGCGGTCGTCGAGCGCTCGCTGGCGGCGGTGCAGAACCTGCCGCGGCTGCGGGCGTGTGCGCAGCTCGAGGCGCTGCTCGATCCGGTGCCGCCGCCCGACGATCCCACCGTCGCGGTCGAGCTGGAGGACCTCCGACCCGAGCTCGCGCGGGTTTCGGCGCTGCAGCGCGCGGGCCTCTACGAGGTCGCGATCGGACCGGCGCGGGACCTGGTCGCGCGCGCCGACGAGCTCGGCTACGACCCCCTGCACGCCGAGGCGCTCGAGCAGCTCGCGCAGTGCGAGGCCGCGCGCAGTGAGACCGCGGCGGCCGAGCAACACCTGCGCGAGGCGGTCACCACCGCGGTGCGCGGGCGCTCCGATCGCGTGGCCGGGCGCGCCGCAGTCGCCCTGGTGAGCCTGCTGGCGGGCGACCCCCTGCGCCGCAGCGAGGCCGAGGGTTGGGCCGAGCTCGCGCAGTCGCTGCTGTCGCGCACGGGCGGCGACGACGAGCTGGAGATCGAGCTCGCGCAGCGTCGCGCACAGATGCTGCGGGCGGCCGGTGACGTGCTCGGGGCCCGCGCACAGCTCGAGCGCGTGCTCGCGGTGCTCGAGCGCACCCACGGTACCGAGGACGCGCGGGTGGCCGATGCGGCGGTCGAGCTCGCCGAGGTGCTGGCCGGCGCCGGGGAGCTGGCGGCCGCGCAGGCGCTGCTGCACCGCGCGCTCGAGATCGACGAGTACGCCTTCGGCTTCGATCATCCCCGCACGGCGATGGTGCTCGCGCGACTCGGTGCGGTCGCGATGGAGCAGGGCGACATCGCGGCCGCGCTCGACGATCTCGAGCGCGCCGTGAGCTCGGCCGAGCTGGCCCACGGTCGCGACGCGCCCGAGCTGGTCGCGCCACTGCTCGACGCCGGCCTCGCGCTGGCACAGCTCGGCCGGCACGACGACGCGGCCCGCATGCTCGCGCGTGCCGACACCATCGCGCGGGTCCACGGCGAGGTCTCCCCGGCGCTGCTCGACGTCGGCATCGCGCAGTCCGAGGCTGCGTTGCTCCGCAACGACGCCGCCGGGGCGCTCGAGCACGCCCGCGCGGCCCAGGATGCGCTCGGGGCTCGGACCCCGGATGCCCGCCACGCCGCGGCGCTCGACGTCGTCACCGCCGAGGCGTTGCTGCACTTCGATCGCAACGACGAGGCGCTCGCGCGGGCGCAGTCGCTGCTGCAGCGCGAGGCCGGTCCCGACACCGTCGGCTTGGTCGCACGTGCCCGTGCGCTGTGGGTCACCGCGCAGGTGCACGAGCGCCGCGGTGCGATCGCGCCGGCGGTCGACGCCCTCGAGCAGTCGCTGGCGTGCTGCGACGACGCGACCGTGCCCGGCCTGCTGCGCGCGCGCGCCACCTTCGAGCTCGCGCGGTTGCTCGGCGACGCCGCCGAGTCGCGCGCGCGTGCCGACCAGCTGAGCCGTGATGCGCTCGATCGCCTGCCGCAGGGTGAGGAGCGGGCCGAGGCGTTGCGTACACGCATCGTCGCGTGGCGAGCCGCCCAGGTCGAGCCGCCCACGCGCGCGCCCCGGCCGTCGCCGCGCTGA
- a CDS encoding VWA domain-containing protein, whose amino-acid sequence MQWLAVTVLVGISGAACNDARDDGTNIGASTVQTTTPDDESTAAAVDTTGGQRLDLGADTAATEGDVDGTDDCTQDVDIVFVMDVSTSMGPLLDALADEILVVDEALAALGLPNPPHYGLVVFVDDAAILGVGAPYPDVATLQQDFQSWSAFTSTDAQIGGGEPNSTWPENSLDALYLAAAGFQWRPAGDATLRMIIHTTDDTFWDGPTTANGESIAHGYDEVVGALQQRSIRTFSFAGQIGGSCECEDVTPGWSTPYQGKTPIPEATDGDVFDIDLVLAGQLSLSAAINDAVGQTMCQPYTPVG is encoded by the coding sequence GTGCAATGGCTCGCGGTGACGGTGCTCGTGGGCATCAGTGGAGCAGCGTGCAACGACGCGCGTGACGACGGCACCAACATCGGCGCCAGCACGGTGCAGACCACGACCCCCGACGACGAGTCGACCGCCGCCGCGGTCGACACCACCGGCGGTCAGCGACTCGACCTCGGCGCCGACACTGCCGCCACCGAGGGCGACGTCGACGGTACCGACGACTGCACGCAGGACGTCGACATCGTGTTCGTGATGGATGTGTCGACCTCGATGGGTCCGCTGCTCGACGCGCTCGCCGACGAGATCCTCGTGGTCGACGAGGCACTCGCGGCGTTGGGTCTGCCCAACCCACCGCACTATGGTTTGGTGGTGTTCGTCGACGACGCGGCGATCCTCGGCGTGGGCGCGCCCTACCCCGACGTCGCCACGTTGCAGCAGGACTTCCAGAGCTGGAGCGCGTTCACCTCCACCGACGCGCAGATCGGCGGTGGCGAGCCCAACTCGACCTGGCCCGAGAACTCGCTCGATGCGCTGTACCTGGCGGCCGCGGGCTTCCAGTGGCGACCGGCGGGCGACGCCACGCTGCGGATGATCATCCACACCACCGACGACACCTTCTGGGACGGGCCCACCACCGCCAACGGCGAGAGCATCGCGCACGGCTACGACGAGGTGGTCGGTGCGCTGCAGCAACGGAGCATCCGCACGTTCTCGTTCGCAGGTCAGATCGGCGGCTCGTGCGAGTGCGAGGACGTCACGCCGGGCTGGTCGACGCCCTACCAGGGCAAGACGCCGATCCCCGAGGCCACCGACGGCGACGTCTTCGACATCGATCTCGTGCTCGCCGGGCAGCTCTCGTTGTCGGCCGCGATCAACGACGCGGTCGGTCAGACGATGTGCCAGCCGTACACGCCGGTCGGCTGA